In Haemorhous mexicanus isolate bHaeMex1 chromosome 6, bHaeMex1.pri, whole genome shotgun sequence, a single window of DNA contains:
- the LOC132328591 gene encoding acyl-coenzyme A amino acid N-acyltransferase 2-like isoform X1 has translation MAGLGDAWKRGVPAAGCTMVEVTVTPQSSLADRPVQIHVRGLSPSQLVTLRAWLKDEQGECFQSRAFFRADGAGEVDPGLHAALGGSYSGVWPMGLFWFLQPDTLFRRLVKRDVAGSPFRVRLEVLDGLSLGTDPREQPLASCEAERWYMGPGVQRVPIREGRVRGALFLPPGPGPFPGVIDLFGGAGGLIEFRAGLLASRGFAVLALAFFAYDDLPRVLAQLDLEYFEEAAQLLLQHPKVRGPGLGVVGVSKGAEAALAMATFLPQVVATVWINGTSFLYGNPLVYKELRIPAIPYYTERILFTEVGAIDNSAIFADPRDPACHASAIPVERIRGKVLFVVGEADRSFNSKLFAELALARMPPESGRILSYPGAGHLIEPPGSPLCSNSAIRGTPKPVAWGGEPQPHARAQEHSWQEILQFLELHLGLVASMKL, from the exons ATGGCGGGGCTGGGAGATGCATGGAAAAGGGGTGTCCCGGCTGCTGG GTGCACCATGGTGgaagtgacagtgacaccacAGTCCTCACTGGCCGACCGGCCCGTGCAGATCCATGTGCGGGGACTGTCCCCATCCCAACTTGTCACCCTCCGGGCGTGGCTGAAGGATGAGCAGGGCGAGTGCTTCCAATCCCGTGCCTTTTTCCGCGCTGACGGAGCGGGAGAGGTGGATCCCGGGCTCCATGCCGCCCTGGGGGGCAGCTACTCTGGGGTCTGGCCCATGGGGCTCTTCTGGTTCCTGCAGCCCGACACCCTGTTCCGCCGGCTGGTGAAGCGGGATGTGGCTGGCAGCCCCTTCCGGGTCCGGCTGGAAGTGTTGGACGGGCTCAGCCTGGGCACGGATCCCCGGGAGCAGCCGCTGGCATCCTGTGAGGCCGAGCGCTGGTACATGGGCCCCGGAGTGCAGCGGGTGCCCATCCGTGAGGGAAGGGTCCGTGGCGCCCTGTTCCTGCCTCCTG GTCCGGGCCCCTTCCCCGGAGTCATCGACCTgtttgggggtgcaggggggctGATTGAGTTCCGGGCAGGGCTCTTGGCCAGCCGGGGCTTTGCCGTGCTGGCCCTCGCCTTCTTCGCCTACGATGACCTGCCCCGAGTCCTGGCCCAGTTGGACCTGGAATATTTTgaggaagcagcacagctgctcctccagcatcCTAAG GTCCGAGGCCCCGGCCTGGGCGTGGTGGGCGTCTCCAAAGGAGCAGAGGCGGCCTTGGCCATGGCCACCTTCCTGCCACAGGTGGTGGCCACGGTGTGGATCAACGGAACGAGCTTCCTGTATGGAAACCCTCTGGTCTACAAGGAGCTGCGCATCCCTGCCATTCCCTACTACACTGAGCGCATCCTGTTCACCGAGGTGGGAGCCATAGACAACTCCGCCATCTTCGCCGATCCCCGGGATCCCGCCTGCCACGCCTCGGCCATCCCGGTGGAGAGGATCCGTGGAAAGGTACTGTTTGTGGTGGGAGAGGCTGACCGCAGCTTCAACAGCAAGCTCTTCGCCGAGCTGGCCCTGGCGCGGATGCCGCCAGAGAGCGGCCGGATCCTGTCCTACCCCGGCGCCGGGCACCTGATCGAGCCCCCCGGATCCCCCCTGTGCAGCAACTCCGCCATCCGGGGCACTCCCAAGCCGGTGGCATGGGGGggagagccccagccccacgccCGAGCCCAGGAACATTCCTGGCAGGAGATCCTGCAGTTCTTGGAGCTCCATCTGGGGTTGGTTGCATCCATGAAACTGTga
- the CCDC86 gene encoding coiled-coil domain-containing protein 86 — protein MPSACSAPNKGLSPSPVQPARVSGGYSRCGGDSPRVCLGEFAGSRYRRPRWWAVLPGTKMAATPNTKMAAAAVRGGRCPIQKWRPGEVLWLRGGHGSDVISPRRRGAAWIMEGENGGTPGSTTGATPGEPSGAASAPAAARRRRKGGKKRQEAVVAIPRGKPKSGRVWKDPGKKRFSHMIQDKALRSSWARKMKERQERKLVRDLARQLEEAKQREKEEKKRRREENLKRRLENERKAEIVQVIRNPLKLKRAKKKQLRRVEKRDTLALLQKTPARRSTAAE, from the exons ATGCCCTCAGCGTGTTCGGCCCCCAATAAaggcctctcccccagcccagtcCAGCCCGCCCGTGTCTCCGGGGGTTACTCGCGGTGCGGGGGGGACTCGCCCCGGGTGTGTTTGGGGGAGTTTGCGGGGTCCCGGTACCGGCGGCCACGGTGGTGGGCGGTGCTGCCCGGTACAAAGATGGCGGCCACGCCCAATACAAAGATGGCGGCCGCCGCCGTGCGCGGAGGACGTTGCCCAATACAAAAATGGCGGCCAGGGGAGGTGCTCTGGCTTCGCGGGGGTCACGGCTCTGACGTCATCTCTCCGCGACGCCGCGGGGCCGCGTGGATCATGGAGGGGGAGAACGGGGGGACCCCGGGGTCGACAACGGGAGCGACCCCCGGGGAGCCCAGCGGGGCTGCCTCGGCTCCGGCCGCGGCTCGGCGGCGGCGGAAAGGTGGAAAGAAGCGGCAGGAGGCGGTGGTAGCCATCCCGCGGGGCAAGCCCAAGTCGGGACGTGTGTGGAAGGATCCCGGGAAGaagag GTTCTCCCACATGATCCAGGACAAGGCGCTCCGCAGCTCCTGGGCACGGAAAAtgaaggagaggcaggagaggaagcTGGTCCGGGATCTGGCACGGCAGCTGGAGGAAGCCaagcagagggagaaagag gaaAAGAAGCGGCGGCGGGAGGAGAACCTGAAGCGGCGCCTGGAAAACGAGCGGAAAGCCGAGATTGTCCAAGTG aTCCGGAACCCCCTGAAGCTGAAGAGGGCcaagaagaagcagctgaggCGGGTGGAGAAGCGGGACACGCTGGCCCTGCTCCAGAAGACGCCCGCAAGGCGCAGCACGGCCGCAGAATga
- the LOC132328591 gene encoding acyl-coenzyme A amino acid N-acyltransferase 2-like isoform X2 has translation MVEVTVTPQSSLADRPVQIHVRGLSPSQLVTLRAWLKDEQGECFQSRAFFRADGAGEVDPGLHAALGGSYSGVWPMGLFWFLQPDTLFRRLVKRDVAGSPFRVRLEVLDGLSLGTDPREQPLASCEAERWYMGPGVQRVPIREGRVRGALFLPPGPGPFPGVIDLFGGAGGLIEFRAGLLASRGFAVLALAFFAYDDLPRVLAQLDLEYFEEAAQLLLQHPKVRGPGLGVVGVSKGAEAALAMATFLPQVVATVWINGTSFLYGNPLVYKELRIPAIPYYTERILFTEVGAIDNSAIFADPRDPACHASAIPVERIRGKVLFVVGEADRSFNSKLFAELALARMPPESGRILSYPGAGHLIEPPGSPLCSNSAIRGTPKPVAWGGEPQPHARAQEHSWQEILQFLELHLGLVASMKL, from the exons ATGGTGgaagtgacagtgacaccacAGTCCTCACTGGCCGACCGGCCCGTGCAGATCCATGTGCGGGGACTGTCCCCATCCCAACTTGTCACCCTCCGGGCGTGGCTGAAGGATGAGCAGGGCGAGTGCTTCCAATCCCGTGCCTTTTTCCGCGCTGACGGAGCGGGAGAGGTGGATCCCGGGCTCCATGCCGCCCTGGGGGGCAGCTACTCTGGGGTCTGGCCCATGGGGCTCTTCTGGTTCCTGCAGCCCGACACCCTGTTCCGCCGGCTGGTGAAGCGGGATGTGGCTGGCAGCCCCTTCCGGGTCCGGCTGGAAGTGTTGGACGGGCTCAGCCTGGGCACGGATCCCCGGGAGCAGCCGCTGGCATCCTGTGAGGCCGAGCGCTGGTACATGGGCCCCGGAGTGCAGCGGGTGCCCATCCGTGAGGGAAGGGTCCGTGGCGCCCTGTTCCTGCCTCCTG GTCCGGGCCCCTTCCCCGGAGTCATCGACCTgtttgggggtgcaggggggctGATTGAGTTCCGGGCAGGGCTCTTGGCCAGCCGGGGCTTTGCCGTGCTGGCCCTCGCCTTCTTCGCCTACGATGACCTGCCCCGAGTCCTGGCCCAGTTGGACCTGGAATATTTTgaggaagcagcacagctgctcctccagcatcCTAAG GTCCGAGGCCCCGGCCTGGGCGTGGTGGGCGTCTCCAAAGGAGCAGAGGCGGCCTTGGCCATGGCCACCTTCCTGCCACAGGTGGTGGCCACGGTGTGGATCAACGGAACGAGCTTCCTGTATGGAAACCCTCTGGTCTACAAGGAGCTGCGCATCCCTGCCATTCCCTACTACACTGAGCGCATCCTGTTCACCGAGGTGGGAGCCATAGACAACTCCGCCATCTTCGCCGATCCCCGGGATCCCGCCTGCCACGCCTCGGCCATCCCGGTGGAGAGGATCCGTGGAAAGGTACTGTTTGTGGTGGGAGAGGCTGACCGCAGCTTCAACAGCAAGCTCTTCGCCGAGCTGGCCCTGGCGCGGATGCCGCCAGAGAGCGGCCGGATCCTGTCCTACCCCGGCGCCGGGCACCTGATCGAGCCCCCCGGATCCCCCCTGTGCAGCAACTCCGCCATCCGGGGCACTCCCAAGCCGGTGGCATGGGGGggagagccccagccccacgccCGAGCCCAGGAACATTCCTGGCAGGAGATCCTGCAGTTCTTGGAGCTCCATCTGGGGTTGGTTGCATCCATGAAACTGTga
- the LOC132328294 gene encoding membrane-spanning 4-domains subfamily A member 15-like, producing MKRLNLIHVHVFPGKPCRQMQPFTRPSACFHQGCRMEEGHGWDGDMSCCSLLSREQRAAGECPCLAGTSWGFRAAKGPQQGGRGGGRHLGIPSASWALSQAMAATTVTDAGSVRIITEVIPATDPRAAQLASGSQAPVRTSFQTQGFRRAHPKVLGTIHIFTGIVHICFGIILTLSEHGNPSLPVASGILFWLGILLLVSGSLLVESERRDSPVLVKACCVVSVGVVLGTLAATGIHGTAITRIMPGCGKPEPFQTRPEWCFHMESKMLSNGLDSVLVLLGLLEFCVAVAVLAFGYDAVGQHAYTQLVREAGIPGHPGNADPPLSPSEGPPVRPSRRFPWISLFLLSQAL from the exons ATGAAGAGGCTGAATCTCATCCATGTCCATGTTTTTCCTGGAAAGCCGTGCCGCCAGATGCAGCCCTTTACAAGGCCAAGTGCATGCTTCCATCAGGGATGCAGGATGGAGGAAGGCCATGGGTGGGATGGAGACATGAGTTGCTGCTCTTTGCTCTCCAG GGAGCAAAGGGCAGCGGGAGagtgtccctgcctggctggaaCCTCCTGGGGATTTCGGGCAGCAAAGGGACCACagcaaggaggaagaggaggaggaaggcaccTGGGAATTCCTTCAGCTTCCTGGGCTCTTTCCCAGGCCATGGCGGCCACCACAGTGACCGACGCTGGCAGCGTGAGGATCATCACGGAGGTGATCCCGGCCACGGATCCCCGGGCAGCCCAGCTGGCCTCAGGCTCCCAGGCACCTGTCAGGACCTCATTCCAAACACAAGGTTTCCGGAGGGCTCATCCCAAGGTGTTGGGG ACCATCCACATCTTCACTGGAATTGTCCACATCTGCTTTGGGATCATCCTGACACTGTCGGAGCACGGGAACCCTTCCCTCCCTGTGGCCAGCGGGATCCTCTTCTGGCTGGGGATCCTG CTCCTGGTCTCAGGCTCGTTGCTGGTGGAAAGTGAAAGGAGAGACAGCCCCGTGCTG GTCAAGGCCTGCTGTGTGGTCAGTGTGGGCGTTGTCCTGGGTACGCTGGCGGCCACCGGGATCCACGGCACGGCCATCACCCGGATCATGCCCGGCTGCGGGAAGCCCGAGCCCTTCCAGACCCGCCCGGAATGGTGCTTCCATATGGAGAGCAAG ATGCTGAGCAACGGCCTGGATTCCGTCTTGGTGCTGCTCGGCCTCCTGGAATTCTGCGTGGCCGTGGCGGTTCTGGCGTTTGGATACGACGCGGTCGGGCAGCACGCATACACCCAGCTGGTGAGGGAGGCGGGAATCCCTGGACATCCCGGGAATGCTGATCCACCCCTTTCTCCCTCCGAAGGGCCGCCCGTGCGCCCCTCCCGGAGATTTCCCTGGATTTCCCTGTTTTTGCTTTCCCAGGCGCTGTAG